A genomic segment from Pseudomonas mendocina encodes:
- a CDS encoding error-prone DNA polymerase — protein MSDYAELHCLSNFTFQRGASSAQELFERAARLGYHALAITDECTLAGIVRAWEASKKTGVKLIVGSEVQIEKGPKLVLLAESLVGYQALCGLITRARRRAAKGTYRLLHEDFVVPLDGLLAIWLSEDDTTALPWLRSIFSERLWLGVELHRGADDAERLQHLLDLAKQHALPAVACGDVHMHARGRRALQDCMTAIRHHLPVAEAGAHLFANGERHLRRPEELAELYPPQLLAQTLRIAERCSFHLKQLEYHYPHELVPAGHDPTSWLRVLVERGAAERWGKSVPATARAQIEHELALIAELEYESYFLTVHDIVRFAREQHILCQGRGSAANSSVCFALGITELDPTESRLLFERFLSRERNEPPDIDVDFEHERREEVIQYVFRRYGRTRAALTAVVNTYHGAGAIRDVAKALGLPPDQVNALADCCGRWSSGPPTPERLLEAGFDPQNPLLRRVLILTGELIGFPRHLSQHPGGFVISEHALDTLVPVENATMTERTVIQWDKDDLDRVGLLKVDVLALGMLSALRRCFGLIERYRGTQWTLATLPKEDPATYAMISRADTIGAFQIESRAQMAMLPRLRPNTFYDLVIQVAIVRPGPIQGDMVHPYLRRRNEEEAIDYPSDELKPVFERTLGVPLFQEQVMELAIVAAEYTPGEADELRRSMAAWKRHGGLEPHRQRLTSRMQEKGYTQEFTERIFRQIEGFGSYGFPESHAASFALLAYASCWLKCHEPAAYACALVNSWPMGFYSPDQVLQDARRHDVEVRPVDVRYSDWDCSLEPNEHGEPAIRMGLRMIRGMREDDARRIEQARQSGSFRDVEDLSVRARLDASARERLADAGALAGLAGHRHQARWAVAGVEEQLPLFAGVSAPNEASLSLPAPSQGEDLLTDYATLGTTLGPHPLALLRQVLRARRCRSSHELQAVEHGRPVSVAGLVIGRQRPQTASGVIFVTLEDEFGLVNVVVWHDLAERQRRVLVQSQLLRIDGHLETEDGVRHVIAGRLTDMTELLTGLDIRSRDFH, from the coding sequence ATGAGCGATTACGCCGAACTCCATTGCCTGTCGAATTTCACTTTCCAGCGCGGCGCATCCAGCGCCCAGGAGCTGTTCGAGCGTGCGGCTCGGCTGGGTTACCACGCCCTGGCGATCACCGATGAATGCACCCTGGCCGGCATCGTGCGCGCGTGGGAGGCCTCGAAAAAAACCGGGGTAAAGCTGATCGTGGGCAGCGAAGTGCAGATCGAGAAAGGCCCGAAGCTGGTGCTGCTGGCCGAGAGCCTGGTGGGCTATCAGGCGCTATGCGGCCTGATCACCCGGGCGCGACGCAGGGCGGCAAAGGGCACCTATCGGCTGTTGCACGAGGATTTCGTGGTACCGCTCGATGGTCTTTTGGCCATCTGGCTCAGCGAAGATGACACCACTGCCCTGCCCTGGCTGCGCTCGATATTCTCCGAGCGCCTGTGGCTGGGCGTCGAGTTGCACCGCGGCGCGGACGATGCCGAGCGCCTGCAGCATCTGCTCGACCTGGCCAAGCAGCACGCTTTGCCTGCCGTGGCCTGTGGCGACGTGCACATGCATGCCCGTGGCCGCCGCGCCCTGCAGGATTGCATGACCGCCATCCGTCATCATCTGCCGGTGGCCGAGGCCGGCGCCCATCTGTTCGCCAATGGCGAACGGCATCTGCGCCGGCCTGAAGAGCTGGCCGAGCTGTATCCGCCGCAGTTGCTCGCGCAAACGCTGCGCATCGCCGAGCGCTGCAGCTTCCACCTCAAACAATTGGAATACCACTACCCGCACGAACTGGTGCCGGCAGGTCATGACCCCACCTCCTGGCTGCGCGTTCTGGTGGAGCGTGGCGCTGCCGAACGCTGGGGCAAGAGTGTGCCGGCCACCGCTCGCGCGCAGATCGAGCATGAGCTGGCGCTGATCGCCGAGCTGGAATACGAAAGCTACTTTCTGACCGTGCATGACATCGTCCGCTTCGCCCGCGAGCAGCACATTCTCTGCCAGGGCCGGGGTTCGGCGGCCAACTCCAGCGTCTGCTTCGCGCTCGGCATCACCGAGCTGGACCCCACCGAGAGCCGGCTGTTGTTCGAGCGTTTTCTCTCCCGCGAGCGCAACGAGCCACCGGATATCGACGTCGATTTCGAGCATGAGCGCCGTGAAGAGGTCATCCAGTACGTATTTCGCCGCTACGGGCGAACGCGTGCGGCGCTCACGGCCGTGGTCAACACCTACCACGGCGCCGGGGCGATACGCGACGTCGCCAAGGCCCTTGGCTTGCCGCCGGATCAGGTCAATGCCCTGGCTGACTGCTGTGGCCGCTGGAGCAGCGGCCCACCAACACCGGAACGCCTGCTTGAAGCGGGCTTCGATCCGCAGAATCCGCTGCTCAGGCGCGTGCTGATCCTGACCGGCGAGCTGATCGGCTTCCCCCGGCACCTGTCGCAACACCCGGGCGGTTTCGTCATTTCCGAGCACGCGCTGGACACCCTGGTGCCGGTGGAGAATGCGACCATGACCGAGCGCACCGTGATCCAGTGGGACAAGGACGATCTCGACAGGGTCGGCCTGCTCAAGGTCGACGTGCTGGCCCTGGGCATGCTCAGCGCCCTGCGCCGTTGTTTCGGCCTGATCGAGCGCTACCGCGGTACGCAATGGACGCTGGCCACCCTGCCCAAGGAGGACCCGGCCACCTACGCCATGATCAGCCGCGCCGACACCATCGGCGCGTTCCAGATCGAATCCCGCGCGCAGATGGCGATGCTGCCGCGCCTGCGCCCGAATACCTTCTACGACCTGGTGATCCAGGTGGCCATCGTCCGCCCGGGGCCGATCCAGGGCGACATGGTGCATCCCTATCTGCGTCGGCGGAACGAAGAGGAAGCTATCGACTACCCCTCCGATGAACTCAAGCCGGTCTTCGAGCGCACCCTCGGCGTGCCGCTGTTTCAGGAACAGGTGATGGAACTGGCCATCGTCGCCGCCGAGTACACCCCAGGCGAAGCGGATGAGCTGCGCCGCAGCATGGCCGCCTGGAAACGCCATGGAGGTCTCGAACCGCATCGTCAGCGGCTCACCTCGCGCATGCAGGAAAAGGGTTACACGCAGGAATTTACCGAGCGGATCTTCCGCCAGATCGAGGGCTTCGGCAGCTACGGCTTCCCCGAGTCGCATGCCGCCAGCTTCGCCCTGCTCGCCTACGCCAGTTGCTGGCTGAAGTGTCACGAGCCCGCGGCCTACGCCTGCGCCCTGGTCAACAGTTGGCCGATGGGTTTCTACAGCCCCGACCAGGTGCTGCAGGACGCGCGGCGGCATGACGTCGAGGTGCGCCCCGTGGACGTACGCTACAGCGACTGGGACTGCAGCCTGGAGCCCAATGAACATGGCGAGCCGGCCATCCGCATGGGGCTGAGGATGATCCGCGGCATGCGTGAAGACGACGCGCGCCGTATCGAACAGGCGCGCCAGTCAGGTTCATTCCGTGATGTCGAAGACCTCAGCGTGCGGGCACGCCTGGATGCTTCGGCGCGCGAGCGACTGGCCGATGCCGGCGCGCTTGCCGGTCTGGCTGGTCATCGTCATCAGGCGCGCTGGGCCGTGGCGGGCGTAGAGGAGCAACTGCCGCTGTTCGCCGGCGTGTCTGCGCCGAACGAAGCCAGCCTGAGCCTGCCGGCACCCTCGCAAGGGGAAGATCTGCTGACCGACTATGCCACGCTCGGCACCACCCTCGGCCCGCATCCACTGGCCCTGCTGCGCCAGGTGCTACGCGCGCGGCGCTGCCGGAGTTCGCATGAACTGCAGGCGGTCGAACATGGCCGGCCAGTCAGCGTTGCCGGCCTGGTGATCGGCCGGCAAAGGCCACAAACCGCCAGTGGGGTCATTTTCGTCACACTCGAAGATGAGTTCGGCCTGGTCAACGTCGTCGTCTGGCATGATCTGGCCGAGCGCCAGCGGCGGGTGCTGGTGCAGTCGCAGCTGCTGCGCATCGACGGTCATCTGGAGACGGAAGATGGCGTGCGCCATGTGATCGCAGGGCGTCTGACGGATATGACGGAGCTACTGACCGGGTTGGACATACGCAGCCGCGACTTTCATTGA
- a CDS encoding OprD family porin has protein sequence MHKKHCLALACSLALGGQLAHASSQSEAKGFIEDANLDLLLRNAYFNRDYKDNTNDAKSWGQGFIATFESGFTQGTVGFGVDAFGLLGIKLDSGRGRNYRAFFDTDSEGRPVDDLSQAGGAVKLRVSNTVIKYGNQFPSLPVLAHDDSRLLPQSFTGTLVTSNEIEGLELNAGRFTADSPMGDSARDPNRLKSIDVLGGSYAVSDDLSLAVYHADLEDMYKRYYANANYNLALAADQALNFDFNIYRTKYDTGSVAAIDLGGDGQGDRNTIWSLAAKYSIGAHAFIVAHQRNSGDAGFAYDYGDGGASIYLANSYYSDFNLKDERSWQASYELDFAEYGVPGLRYKFAYVRGDNIDTGTDNNGTEREIFNQIGYTIQSGAAKDLHLRLRNSIYRSSTDVGPDLNEIRAFVEYPLSIL, from the coding sequence ATGCACAAGAAGCACTGTCTCGCGCTGGCTTGCAGCCTCGCGCTGGGCGGGCAGTTGGCGCACGCCAGCAGCCAGTCCGAAGCCAAGGGTTTCATCGAAGACGCCAACCTCGATCTGTTGCTGCGCAACGCCTACTTTAACCGTGATTACAAGGACAACACCAACGACGCCAAGAGCTGGGGCCAGGGCTTCATCGCCACCTTCGAGTCCGGCTTCACCCAGGGCACGGTCGGTTTCGGTGTCGACGCCTTTGGCCTGCTCGGGATCAAGCTCGACAGCGGCCGCGGCCGCAACTATCGCGCATTCTTCGACACCGACAGCGAAGGTCGCCCAGTGGATGATCTGTCCCAGGCCGGTGGTGCGGTGAAGCTGCGCGTCTCCAATACCGTGATCAAGTACGGCAACCAGTTCCCCTCCCTGCCGGTTCTGGCCCATGACGACAGCCGCCTGCTGCCGCAGTCCTTCACCGGTACGCTGGTGACCAGCAACGAGATCGAGGGACTGGAACTGAATGCAGGACGCTTCACCGCCGACAGCCCGATGGGCGACTCGGCGCGCGACCCCAATCGTCTCAAGAGCATCGACGTGCTCGGCGGCAGCTACGCCGTCAGTGATGACCTGAGCCTGGCGGTCTATCACGCCGACCTCGAGGACATGTACAAACGCTACTACGCCAACGCCAATTACAACCTGGCTCTGGCGGCGGATCAGGCGTTGAACTTCGACTTCAACATCTACCGCACCAAGTATGACACCGGCTCGGTAGCCGCAATCGATCTTGGCGGCGATGGCCAGGGTGATCGCAACACCATCTGGAGCCTGGCAGCCAAGTACAGCATCGGTGCCCATGCCTTCATCGTCGCTCATCAGCGCAACAGTGGCGATGCCGGCTTCGCCTATGACTACGGCGATGGTGGCGCCAGCATCTACCTGGCCAACTCCTACTACTCGGACTTCAACCTGAAGGACGAGCGTTCCTGGCAGGCCAGCTACGAGCTTGATTTCGCCGAGTACGGCGTGCCGGGCCTGCGCTACAAGTTCGCCTACGTCCGTGGTGACAACATCGATACCGGCACTGACAACAACGGCACCGAACGCGAGATCTTCAACCAGATCGGCTACACCATCCAAAGTGGTGCAGCCAAGGATCTGCACCTGCGTCTGCGCAACTCCATCTACCGCTCCAGCACCGACGTAGGGCCGGATCTCAACGAGATTCGCGCATTCGTCGAATACCCACTGAGCATCCTCTGA
- the pdxR gene encoding MocR-like pyridoxine biosynthesis transcription factor PdxR, which produces MPLEKAAPQVLFLPLGTPENGVSLQSWLYESLRGAILGGRLPAGSKLPSTRAMAEHYGLARGTVQAAYQQLLSEGYLQARTGSGTRVSEVLPDPTLNAGYVRRKVVAKNEEERVAPQTPWLNKLAEIEPIFSRRTSPSGLRPFFPHRGDINAFPIDLWRKLHTQQLRSSRLSMLLDGDPAGLHALREAIAGYLAIARGVQVSPQRILVLGSVQQGLDICLRLLAPGDSQVWMEDPGYPGARQLMDISGVSRVDVPVDRCGLKVDEGLRLAPGARLAYVTPSRQAPLGGELSPARRLALLRWAAEQGSYIFEDDYDSEYRFIAKPIPALRSMPGAEQSVILAGTFSKLLFPSIRLAYLVVPEHLIECFTRAAALMSRHANSLAQAVLADFIHEGHFDRHVRRMRKIYAARADAFAEAAHKHWQGLIEVPEIRAGMDIACRLQVENEQDAFARFQAAGVDVLPLASYCVNTRAPGLVMGFAPYEEQAIEEAAQAVARALRN; this is translated from the coding sequence ATGCCGCTCGAGAAAGCCGCCCCGCAAGTGCTGTTCCTGCCGCTGGGAACCCCGGAAAACGGGGTCAGCCTGCAGAGTTGGCTGTATGAGTCGTTGCGCGGCGCCATTCTGGGCGGGCGTCTGCCGGCTGGCAGCAAGCTGCCCAGCACCCGTGCCATGGCCGAGCACTATGGTCTCGCGCGCGGAACGGTACAGGCGGCTTATCAGCAACTGCTCTCCGAGGGCTATCTGCAGGCGCGGACTGGCAGCGGTACACGCGTCAGCGAGGTGCTGCCGGATCCGACGCTCAATGCCGGCTATGTACGCCGCAAAGTGGTGGCCAAGAACGAGGAAGAGCGTGTTGCCCCACAGACGCCATGGCTGAACAAGCTGGCCGAGATCGAGCCGATCTTCTCGCGTCGCACTTCGCCTTCCGGCCTGCGTCCGTTCTTTCCGCACCGGGGTGATATCAACGCCTTTCCCATTGACCTGTGGCGCAAGCTGCACACGCAACAGCTGCGCAGTTCACGTCTGTCGATGCTGCTCGATGGCGACCCGGCAGGCTTGCACGCGCTGCGCGAGGCCATCGCCGGCTACCTCGCCATCGCCCGCGGCGTACAGGTCTCACCGCAGCGCATCCTGGTACTCGGCAGCGTGCAGCAGGGCCTGGATATCTGCCTGCGTTTGCTGGCGCCAGGTGATTCGCAGGTCTGGATGGAGGACCCTGGCTACCCAGGTGCCCGGCAGCTGATGGACATTTCCGGCGTGAGCCGTGTGGATGTGCCGGTGGATCGCTGCGGCCTCAAGGTGGACGAAGGGCTACGCCTGGCGCCAGGCGCTCGACTGGCATATGTCACACCGTCGCGTCAGGCGCCGCTGGGTGGCGAGCTATCGCCAGCTCGGCGTCTGGCGCTGCTGCGCTGGGCGGCGGAGCAGGGTAGTTACATCTTCGAGGATGACTACGACAGCGAATACCGCTTTATCGCCAAGCCGATTCCGGCGCTGCGTTCGATGCCGGGCGCCGAGCAGTCGGTCATCCTCGCCGGCACCTTCAGCAAGCTGCTGTTTCCCTCGATTCGCCTGGCCTATCTGGTGGTGCCTGAGCATCTGATCGAGTGTTTCACCCGTGCCGCTGCGCTGATGTCGCGGCATGCCAACAGCCTGGCCCAGGCCGTGTTGGCCGACTTCATCCATGAAGGGCATTTCGACCGTCATGTGCGGCGTATGCGCAAGATCTACGCAGCGCGCGCCGATGCCTTCGCCGAGGCGGCGCACAAGCATTGGCAGGGATTGATCGAGGTACCGGAAATCCGCGCGGGTATGGACATCGCCTGCCGCTTGCAAGTCGAGAACGAGCAGGATGCGTTCGCACGTTTTCAGGCAGCGGGCGTCGACGTGCTGCCGCTGGCGAGTTACTGCGTCAATACCAGGGCGCCAGGGCTGGTGATGGGCTTCGCGCCTTATGAGGAGCAGGCAATCGAAGAGGCGGCCCAGGCTGTCGCCCGGGCCTTGCGCAACTGA
- a CDS encoding NAD(P)/FAD-dependent oxidoreductase: MKQQILIIGAGFGGMWSALSAIRLLDQHQRLDIAVTLLAPQAELRVRPRFYETDLTTTVAPLGPLFDAVGVQFVQGCATRIDAQNRQVFYRSVSGEQSTLAYDRLILASGSQVARPPLAGIDRFAFDVDSLESAQKLEAHLQGLRHRPSSQARNTVVVVGGGFTGIETATEMPARLRAILGSQADIRVIIVDMGKQVGSVMGEQIATVIAEASDTLGVTWKLGSPVSMVDEQGVQLDNGERIEASTVVWTVGVKASPLTQQIDGERDAFGRLHVDRNLKVLGQDAVYATGDTAYAAVDDLGNHALMTCQHAIALGRSSGNNAAADLLGVQPIPYSQPKYVTCLDLGAWGAVFTEGWERKVVLTGKEGKELKTQINTQWIYPPEAKRDIALAAADPLIPVVA, from the coding sequence ATGAAACAGCAAATCCTGATCATCGGCGCCGGCTTCGGTGGCATGTGGAGCGCATTGAGCGCGATTCGTCTTCTGGACCAGCATCAGCGTCTCGACATCGCCGTTACCCTCCTCGCCCCCCAAGCCGAGCTGCGCGTGCGCCCACGCTTCTATGAAACAGACCTGACGACCACGGTGGCTCCGCTCGGTCCGCTGTTCGATGCGGTCGGCGTGCAGTTCGTGCAGGGCTGCGCCACCCGTATCGATGCGCAGAACAGGCAGGTGTTCTACCGCAGCGTCAGTGGCGAGCAGTCGACACTGGCTTATGACCGGCTGATCCTTGCTTCGGGCAGTCAGGTTGCCCGCCCACCGCTGGCCGGCATCGACCGTTTCGCCTTCGATGTCGACAGCCTGGAGTCCGCGCAAAAGCTCGAGGCTCACCTGCAAGGCCTGCGTCATCGCCCAAGCAGCCAGGCGCGCAATACCGTCGTGGTGGTGGGAGGTGGCTTCACCGGTATCGAAACGGCCACGGAAATGCCAGCACGTCTGCGCGCCATCCTCGGTAGCCAGGCGGATATTCGCGTCATAATCGTCGACATGGGCAAACAGGTCGGCAGCGTCATGGGCGAGCAGATCGCCACGGTGATCGCCGAGGCCAGCGATACGCTCGGGGTAACCTGGAAACTTGGCAGCCCGGTGTCGATGGTCGATGAACAAGGCGTGCAGCTCGACAATGGCGAACGTATCGAGGCCAGCACCGTGGTCTGGACCGTGGGTGTAAAGGCTTCTCCGCTCACCCAGCAGATCGACGGCGAACGCGATGCCTTTGGCCGCCTGCACGTGGATCGCAACCTCAAGGTTCTGGGTCAGGACGCCGTCTACGCCACGGGCGATACGGCATATGCGGCGGTGGATGATCTGGGCAACCACGCGCTGATGACCTGCCAGCATGCCATCGCCCTGGGCCGCTCATCCGGCAACAACGCTGCGGCCGATCTGCTTGGCGTACAGCCGATCCCCTACAGCCAGCCCAAGTACGTCACCTGCCTCGACCTGGGCGCCTGGGGCGCGGTGTTCACCGAAGGCTGGGAGCGTAAAGTGGTACTGACCGGCAAGGAAGGCAAGGAGCTGAAAACGCAGATCAACACGCAGTGGATCTACCCGCCGGAGGCCAAGCGCGACATCGCCCTGGCTGCTGCCGATCCGCTGATCCCGGTTGTCGCCTGA
- a CDS encoding helix-turn-helix transcriptional regulator — protein MDVLSEFFERTSLQGRLLFAGPVDGTLVLDKPPGMAFIHVVERGALDMVHSEKPRVAISQPSVLFCPSCCCYKLRAHEPGGADLICASFQFGRYGQQPFELGLEETLVFPLSALEQLGPVIGSLVNEFRTPAPGRSKALNLLFEYVFVLLVRRAVNEGRITSGLLYALQDSQLGPALICIHQEPQLAWSVERLAELAKMSRTKFAALFNEVMGMTPMAYVTAWRMKVAQDLLREGMPIKVIADAVGYGSQASFSRTFAQQVGQPPGEWLRGEGQDLPAKLQVQIYRD, from the coding sequence ATGGATGTTCTTTCCGAGTTCTTCGAGCGCACGAGCCTGCAAGGGCGACTGCTATTCGCCGGCCCGGTGGACGGTACCCTGGTGCTGGATAAGCCTCCTGGCATGGCTTTCATTCATGTGGTCGAACGCGGTGCACTGGATATGGTGCACTCCGAAAAACCACGCGTCGCGATCAGCCAGCCCAGCGTGTTGTTCTGTCCCAGCTGTTGTTGCTACAAGCTGCGCGCCCACGAGCCGGGAGGTGCGGACCTGATCTGCGCCTCGTTCCAGTTCGGGCGCTACGGTCAGCAGCCGTTCGAGCTGGGGCTGGAGGAAACCTTGGTGTTTCCACTGAGTGCCCTGGAGCAGCTCGGGCCAGTCATCGGTTCGCTGGTCAACGAGTTCCGTACGCCCGCGCCCGGCCGCAGCAAGGCGCTCAACCTGCTGTTCGAGTACGTGTTCGTACTGCTGGTGCGCCGCGCCGTGAACGAAGGGCGTATTACCAGCGGTCTGCTCTACGCGTTGCAGGACAGTCAACTGGGCCCTGCGCTGATCTGCATTCACCAGGAACCTCAACTGGCCTGGAGTGTGGAGCGTCTGGCGGAGCTGGCGAAGATGTCGCGTACCAAGTTCGCCGCGTTGTTCAACGAGGTGATGGGCATGACGCCGATGGCCTATGTCACGGCCTGGCGCATGAAAGTGGCGCAGGACCTATTGCGCGAGGGGATGCCGATCAAGGTGATCGCCGACGCGGTGGGATATGGGTCGCAAGCATCCTTCTCGCGAACCTTCGCCCAGCAAGTCGGGCAACCACCGGGCGAATGGTTGCGCGGTGAGGGGCAGGACCTGCCGGCGAAGCTGCAGGTGCAGATCTATCGCGATTGA
- a CDS encoding chemotaxis protein CheV, translated as MSLVTGDALSLLLFRLHSGRLLGINLLKVNEIIPCPALTKLPNRHPNVRGIATLRGAAMTVIDLARAIGERGAADEDDGCLIVTELSRSRQGLHVKNVERIVQCSTRDVRPPPAGSGNRAFITGVTQIDGAIVQVLDIEKVLHDIAPALEEAPVGLIEGQDARLLQGRRVLLVDDSQVALQQTLNVLRQLGFDCTAVRSAQAALQQLHEYHQAGMPFELLVSDIEMPELDGYSLVQEIRRSPDIAGTYVLLHTSLDSTMNTEKARSVGANAVLTKFSSVDLTQALLDAFRQMSGQA; from the coding sequence ATGAGTCTGGTTACCGGCGACGCGCTATCGCTGTTGTTGTTTCGTCTGCATAGCGGTCGTCTGCTGGGGATCAACCTGCTCAAGGTCAATGAGATCATTCCCTGTCCGGCGTTGACCAAGCTGCCCAACCGCCATCCCAACGTACGCGGCATCGCTACCTTGCGTGGCGCCGCGATGACGGTGATCGACCTGGCGCGCGCCATCGGTGAACGTGGTGCGGCCGATGAAGATGACGGTTGCCTGATCGTCACGGAGTTGAGCCGCTCGCGTCAGGGACTGCACGTGAAGAACGTCGAGCGCATCGTGCAGTGTTCCACCCGTGATGTGCGCCCACCACCTGCCGGCTCGGGTAATCGCGCCTTCATTACCGGCGTGACCCAGATCGATGGTGCCATCGTGCAGGTTCTCGATATCGAGAAGGTGCTGCACGATATCGCGCCGGCACTGGAAGAGGCGCCCGTTGGCCTTATTGAAGGGCAGGATGCGCGCCTGTTGCAGGGGCGTCGCGTGCTGCTGGTTGATGACTCGCAAGTGGCATTGCAGCAAACCCTCAATGTACTGCGCCAACTGGGCTTCGATTGCACGGCGGTACGCAGTGCTCAGGCCGCCTTGCAGCAACTGCATGAATATCATCAGGCTGGCATGCCGTTCGAGCTGCTGGTTTCGGATATCGAAATGCCTGAGCTTGATGGCTACAGCCTGGTTCAGGAGATTCGTCGCAGTCCGGACATCGCCGGCACCTATGTGCTGCTGCACACTTCGCTGGACAGTACGATGAATACCGAAAAAGCCCGCTCGGTCGGCGCCAACGCGGTACTGACCAAGTTTTCCTCGGTTGATCTCACCCAGGCCCTGCTCGATGCCTTCCGGCAAATGAGTGGGCAAGCCTGA
- a CDS encoding zinc-dependent alcohol dehydrogenase family protein produces the protein MSRMIRFHKFGDADVLQYEEVPTPVPGPGEVLVRVQAVGLGWKDVLWRQNLAAEQAKLPAGTGFELAGTVAALGDGVSDFEVGTAVAGFPASTPNRYPTWGDLVLMPSHALTRYPEVLSPVEASVHYTSLLFGYLALNDLAHLKPGQHVLITEASHCMAPQTVQLAKALGAKVIVSTSSADDREFLRGLGADKVIATEEQDLVLEVERYTEGKGVEVILDQCAGPQMKLLGDIAAPRGKLILYGINGGNDTAFPACAAFKKHLQFFRHCVLDFTGCPELGIEPNNEAVQRALTHINQMTADRLLTPVIDKVFDFEDFVAAHRYMETCPNRGRVALKLATD, from the coding sequence ATGTCCCGCATGATCCGTTTTCATAAGTTCGGCGATGCCGATGTGCTCCAGTACGAAGAGGTTCCGACGCCCGTGCCCGGCCCTGGTGAGGTGCTGGTGCGCGTTCAGGCCGTCGGCCTGGGCTGGAAAGACGTGCTGTGGCGGCAGAACCTGGCAGCCGAACAGGCCAAGCTTCCGGCTGGTACCGGCTTCGAACTGGCCGGTACCGTGGCGGCGCTGGGCGATGGCGTGAGCGACTTCGAGGTCGGCACCGCCGTTGCCGGTTTCCCGGCCAGCACGCCGAATCGTTATCCGACCTGGGGTGATCTGGTGCTGATGCCCAGCCACGCCCTGACCCGTTATCCCGAGGTCCTCAGCCCGGTCGAGGCCAGTGTTCATTACACCAGCCTACTGTTCGGCTACCTGGCGCTGAACGATCTCGCGCACCTCAAGCCCGGCCAGCACGTGCTGATCACCGAGGCCAGCCACTGCATGGCGCCGCAGACCGTGCAACTGGCCAAGGCATTGGGCGCCAAGGTCATCGTTTCCACCAGTTCTGCGGATGATCGCGAGTTCCTGCGCGGCCTGGGCGCCGACAAGGTGATCGCGACCGAAGAGCAGGACCTGGTTCTGGAAGTCGAGCGCTACACCGAGGGCAAGGGCGTCGAGGTGATCCTCGACCAGTGCGCCGGCCCACAGATGAAGCTGCTCGGCGATATCGCCGCACCGCGTGGCAAGCTGATCCTGTACGGGATCAACGGTGGCAACGACACGGCTTTCCCAGCCTGCGCCGCGTTCAAGAAGCACCTGCAGTTCTTCCGTCACTGCGTGCTGGACTTCACCGGTTGCCCGGAGCTGGGCATCGAGCCGAACAACGAGGCGGTGCAGCGTGCGCTTACACACATCAATCAGATGACCGCCGACCGGCTGCTCACGCCGGTGATCGACAAGGTCTTCGACTTCGAGGACTTCGTCGCGGCCCATCGCTACATGGAAACCTGTCCGAATCGTGGGCGGGTAGCCCTGAAGCTGGCCACGGATTAA
- a CDS encoding LysR family transcriptional regulator codes for MNRNDLRRLDLNLLIVFETLMHERSVTRAAEKLFLGQPAISAALARLRTLFDDPLFVRTGRSMEPTPRAQEIFALLSPALDSISTAVSRAADFDPATSKAVFRIGLSDDVEFALLPALLRRLRAEAPGVVLVIRRTNYLMMPGLLASGEISVGVAYTEELPANAKRKVLRRSKAKLLRADTVPGALSLDDYCARPHALVSFAGDLTGFIDDELAKLGRERHVVLAVPQFNGLATLLAETDIVASVPDYTAAALTAAGGLRAEDLPLQTQSFELHMAWRGAQDNDPAERWLRSRIQMFCGDPDSL; via the coding sequence ATGAACCGCAACGACCTGCGTCGCCTCGATCTCAACCTGTTGATCGTCTTCGAGACCCTGATGCACGAACGCAGTGTAACTCGAGCCGCAGAAAAGCTGTTCCTCGGTCAGCCGGCCATCAGCGCGGCGCTGGCTCGCCTGCGTACCCTGTTCGATGACCCCCTGTTCGTACGCACCGGCCGCAGCATGGAGCCGACACCGCGCGCGCAGGAGATCTTCGCCCTGCTCTCGCCAGCGCTGGACTCGATTTCCACCGCCGTCAGTCGCGCCGCCGACTTCGACCCGGCCACCAGCAAGGCAGTATTTCGCATTGGCCTTTCCGATGATGTCGAGTTCGCCCTGCTGCCTGCCCTGCTGCGTCGCCTGCGCGCCGAAGCGCCCGGCGTGGTGCTGGTGATCCGGCGCACCAACTACCTGATGATGCCCGGGCTGCTGGCTTCCGGGGAAATCTCCGTAGGTGTGGCCTACACCGAGGAGCTGCCGGCCAATGCCAAGCGCAAGGTGCTGCGCCGCAGCAAGGCCAAGCTGCTGCGTGCCGACACCGTCCCTGGCGCGCTGAGCCTGGACGATTACTGCGCGCGCCCCCATGCGCTGGTGTCTTTCGCGGGTGATCTGACCGGTTTCATCGACGATGAGCTGGCCAAGCTCGGCCGCGAACGGCACGTGGTACTGGCCGTACCGCAATTCAACGGCCTGGCCACCCTGCTGGCGGAAACCGATATCGTCGCCAGCGTGCCGGACTACACCGCCGCTGCGCTGACCGCGGCTGGAGGGCTACGTGCCGAGGACTTGCCACTGCAGACGCAGAGCTTCGAACTGCACATGGCCTGGCGCGGCGCCCAGGACAATGATCCTGCCGAGCGCTGGCTGCGCTCGCGCATCCAGATGTTCTGCGGCGATCCGGACAGCCTGTAG